The following proteins come from a genomic window of Coffea arabica cultivar ET-39 chromosome 11c, Coffea Arabica ET-39 HiFi, whole genome shotgun sequence:
- the LOC113717190 gene encoding anthocyanidin 3-O-glucosyltransferase 2, with protein MEKAELIFIPWPLMGHLAQLVELAKLLISRDERFSITVLISRLPDSLDPVTNKLISSLVDSCTTEALRFYQLPPTNPTPEWSSLTRGYFIQKQLDSQKPHVKDFIQQRKTDQSSSSRLIGVVVDMFSTSMIDVADEFGIPSYVFFTSGAAFLRIMLHFQTLEDDNSQDVSEFSKSETALSFPGYANPIPPSVLPMALVEKQLWSRRFLPCARGYRKAKGILINTFTELEPYALNSLNLLESSPQIYPVGPILNQVQYVSRDVQSGILKWLDEQPPKSVVYISFGSLGSLPVDQVKELANGLERSGYRFLWCLRRPPPKKTIVDFPSEYENYEDVLPEGFLDRTANVGKIVGWVPQLAVLSHAAVGGFVTHCGWNSTLESIWFGVPLATWPLEGEQQLNAFQLVIDLKLSVGITLDYSSRNQNQPLVAAEEIERGIRKVMDSDSEVRKIVKEMSDKSRESIKLGGSSHGSLARLISTMLHDSC; from the coding sequence ATGGAGAAAGCAGAATTGATTTTCATCCCTTGGCCACTGATGGGCCATTTGGCTCAGCTGGTGGAGCTGGCAAAGCTGCTAATCAGCCGAGACGAGAGATTTTCCATCACAGTCCTAATCTCCAGGCTCCCTGATTCCCTTGATCCTGTGACCAATAAATTGATCAGCTCTTTAGTTGATTCCTGCACCACAGAGGCCCTTCGATTCTATCAGCTTCCTCCAACAAATCCCACCCCTGAATGGAGTTCCCTCACTCGAGGGTACTTCATTCAGAAGCAACTCGATAGCCAGAAACCTCATGTCAAGGACTTCATCCAACAGCGCAAAACTGATCAATCAAGCAGTTCAAGACTTATTGGAGTAGTTGTTGACATGTTCTCCACCAGCATGATCGATGTAGCTGATGAATTCGGGATTCCTAGCTATGTATTCTTCACATCGGGTGCAGCGTTTCTACGCATCATGCTCCATTTTCAGACCCTTGAAGATGACAACAGCCAGGATGTTTCTGAGTTTTCGAAGTCAGAAACTGCTCTGTCTTTCCCGGGTTATGCCAATCCAATTCCACCATCAGTCTTGCCTATGGCTCTAGTGGAGAAACAGCTCTGGTCGCGGCGATTCCTACCATGTGCTCGTGGATACAGAAAGGCCAAGGGAATCTTGATCAACACATTCACTGAACTAGAGCCATATGCCCTTAATTCTCTTAATCTATTAGAGTCCTCGCCACAAATCTACCCGGTAGGACCAATTCTGAACCAGGTACAATATGTCTCTCGTGATGTACAATCAGGAATCCTTAAATGGTTGGATGAGCAGCCTCCAAAATCAGTAGTTTACATCAGCTTTGGCAGCCTGGGAAGCCTTCCAGTGGACCAAGTGAAAGAGCTAGCTAATGGGCTCGAACGCAGTGGTTACAGATTCTTATGGTGCCTGCGTCGTCCGCCACCTAAGAAAACCATTGTTGATTTCCCAAGTGAGTATGAGAATTATGAAGATGTGTTGCCTGAAGGATTTCTGGATCGAACGGCAAATGTTGGAAAAATTGTCGGTTGGGTTCCACAATTAGCCGTATTGTCACATGCTGCAGTGGGAGGATTTGTAACGCATTGTGGCTGGAATTCGACACTAGAGAGCATTTGGTTTGGGGTGCCCCTTGCGACATGGCCTTTAGAGGGAGAACAACAGTTAAATGCATTTCAGTTGGTGATAGATTTAAAACTATCTGTGGGGATTACATTGGATTACTCATCAAGAAATCAAAATCAGCCACTGGTTGCAGCTGAAGAGATAGAGAGAGGAATAAGGAAAGTGATGGACAGTGATAGTGAAGTAAGGAAGATTGTTAAAGAAATGAGTGATAAGAGTAGAGAAAGCATTAAACTCGGAGGTTCTTCACATGGTTCTCTTGCGAGACTGATTAGTACGATGTTGCATGATAGTTGTTAA
- the LOC113715763 gene encoding putative late blight resistance protein homolog R1A-3, translating to MAHAAVTCLIETIERLACFTCLAFEIDHLQFQLNKSVAGTTEQITNYAEGFRRRLPQTLDLRFEHPRDCALLYAHDGRIKKLINRFRRKLGSPLGWNQIGEYESSEPKLLVCDSITSCSISKPAFRSIKLKQVISREFFERPPGKIIFLGKFLNEFLQNCLKDAATVCNDPKKLEYLEGRIVDVAYRTQDMIENFMFNASIESKVMNYVICFLNSDPRSFAERLSFKSEVQHIFDKKYGIHQCLQQTLVSIDSIGRELGNIYVDRLTSENEQLGGAFSPNPNQRNEVVGLDDDCQSIFDRLITVPSRLEIVAIVGMGGIGKTTLARRVFDDLSTVYNFHVRAWATVSQVFRQRDVLLALLRSTTHVTDEIYRKNNEELAQDLYRSLKGKRYLIVLDDIWNTLAWDDVKLCFPDDENASRLLVTTRLSKVAHYVNPNSTPHLMNLLNLDNSWKLLHGMVFGKESCPLDLVGIGKTIARKCQGLPLAIIVIAGLLSRIRRTSDSWKSIADNVSSTVNTDSEQCIGILALSYNHLPHHLKACFLYMGAFPEDGEIEVKKLVRLWVAEGFLDKQLPRLAERVAAVSSDREAIAEIFLEDLIGRNLVFVAKRSFSGRNKTCHIHDLLRELCLREAQRENFMCLIKRDIHCLPAGINRKRRISFHSEFCGDLRSVPAIPHVRSFLMFSLGLGFPADIFLLQLGFKLLRVLDIIFLRSEHFPTQILKLVHLRYLALTATYELPASISKLCNLQTLIIHGPWILSENGESPTIFFEYWNMPWLRHLGFTVTCSLCIPPIPEINYPYPLAPILQTLSTIRLTSCTREVFRSMPYLRRLAICETKEDHNTNETSKYLSNLVHLPLLEALKCSFYRDAKPWRTLPWDAFPSNLRKLTLSWSYLPWEDMTNISRLPKLEVLKLRNCAFLGPEWEPPEDEFLHLKQLLIENSDLVQWKASTIHFPSLDRLVLVNCRFLEEIPVEIGEIPTLRLLELHNCSKSAEISAKEIGEQVEGLQVIIRSDL from the coding sequence ATGGCTCATGCTGCTGTTACTTGTCTCATCGAAACGATAGAGCGTCTAGCGTGCTTCACTTGTCTTGCTTTTGAAATTGATCATTTGCAATTCCAGCTTAATAAAAGCGTTGCAGGGACAACAGAACAGATCACGAACTATGCAGAAGGATTTCGTAGACGTTTACCGCAGACATTGGACTTGCGTTTTGAACATCCTCGAGATTGTGCTTTGCTGTATGCACATGATGGGCGAATAAAAAAGCTTATCAATAGATTCAGGAGAAAACTTGGAAGTCCTTTAGGATGGAATCAAATAGGAGAGTATGAATCTTCAGAGCCTAAGCTACTTGTTTGTGATAGTATAACGTCTTGTTCTATAAGTAAGCCTGCATTTAGATCCATAAAACTGAAACAAGTGATATCTAGGGAATTCTTTGAAAGGCCACCGGGCAAAATAATATTTCTTGGCAAGTTTTTAAATGAATTCTTGCAAAACTGTCTAAAGGATGCTGCAACTGTCTGCAATGACCCAAAAAAGTTGGAATATCTGGAAGGACGTATCGTGGATGTGGCTTATAGAACACAAGATATgattgaaaacttcatgttcAATGCTTCTATTGAGTCAAAGGTAATGAACTATGTCATCTGTTTCTTGAACTCTGATCCCAGATCATTTGCAGAGAGACTCAGTTTTAAGTCAGAGGTGCAGCATATTTTTGACAAGAAGTATGGCATACATCAGTGTTTACAGCAGACACTTGTAAGCATTGATTCCATTGGGAGAGAACTTGGAAATATCTATGTTGATCGTCTCACGAGTGAAAACGAGCAACTAGGAGGTGCATTTTCACCTAACCCAAATCAGAGAAATGAGGTGGTAGGCCTTGATGAtgattgtcaatcaatttttgaTAGACTCATAACTGTACCATCTCGATTAGAAATAGTTGCTATTGTGGGGATGGGAGGCATTGGTAAAACAACTCTTGCAAGAAGAGTTTTTGATGACCTTTCTACtgtttacaactttcatgttcgTGCCTGGGCAACAGTTTCTCAAGTGTTTCGACAAAGAGATGTGCTGCTAGCGCTTCTGCGCTCTACTACTCATGTCACTGATGAAATATACAGGAAGAATAATGAGGAACTAGCTCAAGACCTGTATAGAAGTTTAAAGGGTAAGAGATATCTTATTGTATTGGATGATATATGGAATACCCTGGCTTGGGATGATGTCAAACTGTGCTTTCCAGATGATGAAAATGCAAGTCGCCTTTTAGTGACAACTCGACTTTCTAAAGTGGCTCATTATGTGAATCCCAACTCTACTCCGCACTTGATGAATCTCCTGAATTTAGATAACAGCTGGAAGCTTCTCCACGGAATGGTGTTTGGGAAAGAAAGTTGCCCTCTTGACTTGGTTGGTATTGGGAAAACGATTGCCAGAAAATGCCAGGGACTACCACTTGCAATCATTGTTATTGCTGGTCTTCTCTCTCGAATCAGGAGAACAAGTGATAGCTGGAAGAGTATTGCAGATAATGTGAGTTCCACTGTAAATACTGATTCAGAACAGTGCATAGGAATTCTTGCTTTGAGTTACAACCACTTGCCTCATCACCTGAAAGCTTGCTTCCTTTATATGGGAGCTTTCCCTGAAGATGGTGAGATTGAAGTTAAGAAATTGGTACGCTTGTGGGTTGCCGAGGGCTTCTTGGATAAACAATTACCGAGACTTGCGGAACGAGTGGCTGCTGTTTCAAGTGATCGAGAAGCAATCGCAGAGATTTTCTTGGAAGATCTTATTGGCAGAAACCTAGTTTTTGTTGCAAAGAGGAGCTTCAGTGGGAGAAACAAAACATGTCATATCCATGATCTCTTGCGAGAGTTATGCTTGAGAGAAGCTCAAAGAGAAAATTTTATGTGTTTGATAAAAAGGGACATCCATTGCCTTCCTGCAGGAATAAATAGAAAACGGCGCATTAGTTTCCACTCAGAATTTTGTGGTGATCTGCGATCTGTTCCTGCAATTCCACATGTCCGGTCCTTTCTAATGTTTAGTCTTGGTTTAGGCTTTCCAGCTGATATCTTCTTGCTTCAATTGGGCTTCAAGTTGTTGAGAGTACTAGACATAATCTTTTTGCGTTCTGAACATTTCCCCACTCAAATACTAAAGTTGGTTCATTTGAGGTACCTTGCACTCACTGCTACCTATGAGCTTCCAGCATCAATATCGAAACTTTGTAATCTTCAAACTCTAATCATTCATGGTCCATGGATCCTGAGTGAAAATGGGGAAAGCCCAACAATAttttttgaatactggaatatGCCATGGCTGAGGCATCTTGGATTCACTGTTACTTGTTCTTTGTGTATTCCTCCTATTCCAGAGATCAACTATCCCTATCCATTGGCTCCAATCCTCCAAACACTATCCACAATAAGGCTTACTAGTTGCACCAGGGAAGTTTTTCGAAGTATGCCATATCTTAGGAGGCTTGCAATCTGTGAAACTAAAGAAGACCACAATACCAATGAAACCTCAAAATACCTCAGCAATCTAGTCCACTTGCCTTTACTTGAAGCATTGAAATGTTCCTTTTACAGAGACGCCAAACCATGGAGAACGTTACCTTGGGATGCTTTTCCATCCAATCTCAGGAAATTGACTTTAAGTTGGAGCTATCTTCCCTGGGAGGACATGACCAATATTTCCAGGTTGCCAAAACTTGAGGTGCTCAAGTTGCGAAATTGTGCTTTCCTTGGACCAGAGTGGGAACCACCTGAAGATGAATTTTTGCATCTGAAGCAGCTGCTGATTGAGAACAGTGATTTAGTGCAGTGGAAAGCCTCCACCATTCACTTTCCAAGCCTTGATCGCCTAGTTTTGGTTAATTGTAGGTTCCTAGAGGAGATCCCTGTCGAAATTGGGGAAATTCCTACCCTGCGGCTATTGGAGTTGCACAACTGTAGTAAATCTGCTGAGATTTCTGCTAAAGAAATTGGAGAACAAGTTGAAGGCCTTCAAGTTATTATCAGAAGTGATCTGTAA
- the LOC113716554 gene encoding anthocyanidin 3-O-glucosyltransferase 2-like, translated as MEKAELIFIPWPLMGHLAQLVELAKLLINRDKKFSITVLISRLPASLDPITNKLIDSLVASSTTEALQFVQLPPTDPTPEWSSLSRGYFIQKQMDSLKPHVKKFIQQRQTDESSSSKLVGVVVDMFSTSIIDVADEFGIPSYVFFTSGAAFLGLMLHFQSLQDDHNQDVSEFSDSKSALSFPSFANPIPPSVLPIVLVDKPLWMHRFLPCARGYRKAKGILINTFTELEPYAVDSFNLSESSPEIYPVGPILNRVQYVSRDVQSGIMEWLDGQPPGSVIYISFGSLGSLQIDLVKELANGLERSGYRFLWCLRRPPPKNTIVDFPSEYENYRDVLPDGFLDRTSHVGKVVGWVPQLAVLSHAAVGGFISHCGWNSTLESIWCGVPLATWPLESEQQLNAFQLVVELELSVEITLDHSSMDKNQALVTAEQIETGIRMVMESDSEVRKKVKEFSDKSRRSMKQAGSSYESLGSLISKMLHNS; from the coding sequence ATGGAGAAAGCAGAATTGATTTTCATCCCCTGGCCACTGATGGGCCATTTGGCTCAGCTGGTGGAGCTCGCCAAGCTACTAATCAATCGAGACAAGAAGTTTTCCATCACAGTCCTAATCTCCAGGCTCCCTGCTTCCCTTGATCCTATCACCAATAAACTGATAGACTCTCTTGTTGCTTCCTCCACCACAGAAGCCCTTCAATTCGTTCAGCTTCCTCCGACAGATCCCACCCCTGAATGGAGTTCCCTCAGCCGAGGGTATTTCATCCAGAAGCAAATGGATAGTCTGAAACCTCATGTCAAGAAATTCATCCAACAGCGCCAAACTGACGAATCAAGCAGTTCAAAACTTGTTGGAGTAGTTGTCGACATGTTTTCTACCAGCATTATTGATGTAGCTGATGAATTTGGGATTCCTAGCTATGTTTTCTTCACGTCAGGTGCAGCATTTCTCGGCCTCATGCTCCATTTTCAAAGCCTTCAAGATGATCACAACCAGGACGTCTCCGAGTTCTCAGATTCAAAATCTGCCCTGTCATTCCCAAGTTTTGCCAATCCTATTCCACCATCAGTCTTGCCTATCGTCTTAGTGGACAAACCTCTCTGGATGCATAGATTCCTACCATGTGCTCGCGGATACAGAAAGGCCAAGGGAATCCTGATCAACACATTCACTGAACTAGAACCATATGCAGTCGATTCTTTCAACCTATCGGAATCCTCTCCAGAAATCTACCCAGTAGGACCAATTCTGAACCGGGTACAATATGTATCCCGTGATGTACAATCAGGAATCATGGAATGGTTGGATGGCCAGCCTCCAGGCTCAGTAATTTACATCAGCTTTGGCAGCCTGGGAAGCCTACAGATCGACCTAGTGAAAGAACTAGCAAATGGGCTTGAACGCAGTGGATACAGATTCTTATGGTGCCTGCGTCGTCCCCCTCCTAAGAACACCATTGTTGATTTCCCAAGTGAGTATGAGAATTACAGAGATGTCTTGCCTGACGGATTTCTGGATCGAACATCACACGTTGGAAAAGTTGTCGGCTGGGTTCCACAGTTAGCTGTACTGTCACATGCTGCAGTGGGAGGATTTATATCACACTGTGGCTGGAATTCGACATTGGAGAGCATCTGGTGTGGGGTGCCCCTGGCAACATGGCCTTTAGAGTCAGAACAACAGTTGAATGCATTTCAATTGGTGGTGGAGCTGGAATTGTCTGTGGAAATAACATTGGATCATTCATCAATGGACAAAAATCAGGCTTTGGTTACAGCTGAGCAGATAGAAACAGGAATAAGGATGGTGATGGAGAGTGATAGTGAAGTGAGGAAGAAAGTCAAAGAATTCAGTGATAAAAGTAGGAGAAGCATGAAACAAGCAGGTTCATCATATGAATCTCTTGGAAGCCTGATCAGTAAGATGTTGCATAATAGTTGA